The genomic segment ATACGTTGGTTTAAATGCAAATACATGCAAAACTCATGGGCCccagctgctcctgcttctGGTTGCTGCTAGTTTGCAAATGTGTCCGCGCCAACATGCAGAATGGAGGAAAGATCCCACCTGCTAAATATCAGCGTGTTAGCGTTGTCATTGTGGGCATGTCAGCGTGAGGAGAgaagcatttagctcaaagcaccaCTGTGCCTAAGTGCAGTCGAACACAGCTGCAGTCTCGTCACACACAATATTGACGTCCTGTCTGGTAGAGACTGCAAATCTCTGATATCTTCATTACTTCAGTTGATATAAAGCTATACATTTAGCAAGATCCTATTCATTTAGTCTGACTGCAAAGTAAACGAGGGGAAGACTTTTATTTCAGCATGTGATTACTGGTTGGTTTTTGGGGGCTGGGGGCTGAAGTGTGCATTCATTGTACATGCTCGGTAAGAAAGCAACAGGCCAGAGTCAGAGAATATTAGTTGCCCCACTCAGTAGTACTCATATTTTGGGTCTAGTTGTGCTGGATGAGACACATCATCCTCATGTGTGTCCATACTTTTGGGACCTGGTGTTTTGCGTGACAGTGAGACGTGTTGACATAGTAATTTCATCACATGATCTTAAAGTTTGGCTGCTATATGGCATTTTAGACATTGTCTCctatgtttttcaaaatgtaatctTTTTTACAAGTTACCCCTCGGATTTATAACAGAGGAATAAAAGACAGCAGGGAAATGTGAAAGTAAAAGCAAAGGTTTGTGCTTTAAGATTTAACAAATGATGCTACTGTGTGAGCGGGATCGATTTAAGTGCAGCACACTGTTCTTCACTAATTTGCCTTCTCTGACGTCTGATTGATGTGTCACACAGCGGACAGTAATTGGAGCATGTGTCTCTTCTTGTCGTCTCAGAGTGGAGGAAGTCAACTGGAACAAATGGAACATCAACCTGGGCAAAATCAATGAGGATCCCGGCTGCTGGGATCGTTTACACCAGCCCACACCAGACACGCCGCAGCACAGACCAAACAGAGGTGCAGACACGGTTCTTGATTAGAAAAAAGCCTTTTTCTAATCTAGTAATCCTCTGTGGCAGGAAAGTGATCCGCCCCTGGTGACGTTTCCTCCTTTTTCCacagggaggagctggagaggcttATTCGGGGACAACAGTAGGCAATTGCAGACACATCAGTCCACAGAGATGAGTCCTCTTAGCAGCCAACCCGTCTGAAAAGACCCAGCTCAGGGCTTCACTCAGCCTGACTGACCTGAGCGACGAGGCATTCAAGCCCAAAGACAGTATTCACTCTCAGCTCTACCTTCCTAAATGACTGCTACTCCACTGTCAGCTTGACTTTAAATGGAATCTTTGAGGCAATATCTCAGATAGGGACCGTGACGAGAAAGAGATTGTTGACTTTCATCTAATTGACTGTTAAAGAGAATTATAAATGCTGAATGCTGTAACAAGTGCTTCTTATATACCAAAGAAACCCATCAACTATTTAATCCGTTTTTAGATGCCTATGGCTCCACCTAAACAGGATGCATGTCCTCTGTCTGCAAAAAAAGACAGCATCCAAAGGCACGGCTCAAAATCCCTCAAGGGGCAAGATGGAGGACGAAGTTGCTGATCCTGCCCTCCTGCTGTGTGCCCTTTAAACGGGTCCCATTTTCATCACAGCCAGACAAGCTAAATCTACTGCAGCCACACAGTCCTGCAGATTTCACAGCTTGCTCTGTCTactcttcttcctgtttctatTTGGCAGAGCCGGGCTCAGATAAATAGCGTGAAAGCACAGCAATAGGTGCAGCTATGACTGCCTATAGCACCAGCTGTTGGTGTAGATCGACCCTTTGGACCATTCAGTTTCATGTTAGACAAGTGTGTGAATAACTGACCTACCTGCACATGTAATAGTTAAAAGTTACTAAGCTGCAGAATGAAAAGAGCAATAGAAAACATGCAGTTAAATCATCTTTTGTTAGTTCCAACGTACATAAAAATGTTCCAGATAATCCAAATTGACGGCTCAGACTCATATCAAAGCATAAATtagaactttattttattattacaatattacaaaaaGAGTAGCACAACTCTCACGCACTCACCTCTTACCTCTAGTACAGAATGACAAAAAAAGGCTTGtggaccttcttccttttcacaGCAATAGTACAAGAaacaaaggagaaaataaaatttaaataacagGCAAATCAAGTATTATAAATAGTCACAACTGCAAACTGAAGCTttgaaacttgaaaaaaaaaaaaaaaagttacagcCCTGTAACTACACATTGctaaaatatataattacaaaatattaCTCCTTTTATCGCTTTCCGTAATAAAGAATTTCTAAGGAATTGTCTGTCTAttcaacaaaacatcaaaataaaaagatcagaaagaaaagaaatgctATTTCTGTGTATCCTTACTGTCTTCCTTCACCTTATTGTTTGGGGTTTTCGTCAAAACCATGCTCATTTGCAAAGGAAAGTCCAAGGACCAAACACTTAAGGCTTTTTAAGGGCTGTTAGGGAGTTAGGTGAATAAAACATGGGCATCATTGTGtttctatacacacacacaaccactctttctcaatctctctcctacacacatacacaccctgAAGTCTACCCACATCAGCAGgcaacattcacacacaatcattacattttttaagttaCAGTAGTCTAGTAGGTAAGCCAGtgtacaataaaataaacaatgcatTTGCTGTTTCACTTTAAACTCAAAAGGTCAGTTTTGTTTACCTCCAAGTGATCTTGCAAGTGATCAATTTGGTCTTTCCAGACAGACTTCACAACAAAATCAGTAGCAACTGCACATAACTTAATCCACTTAAGTTCCTGCTGTCTGGATCAAAACTCTGGCTCGACTGGTAGTTCGATTCTGTGGGACATTTTGTAACACCATACCTTCCTATAGTCCAGAGTTCTGTCCTCAAAACTAACCAATCCCCTTCAATAATCTCAACATTCAAGTATTACATTTGTCATGGTTACAAAAAATGAtctgaaaaggaaacaaaataaaatggcaTCTTCATaacagtgtgtctttgtgaaccTGACTTTGGCCGTTTGAAGGTATGAGCGTACTTCACAATGTTGTTGCCAAACCTTCCTGGCAttaacaagttttttttaaacacctgAATTCATTGCAGCATTGTAAGCAGAACAGAGCATCACCTATTTAACATATTTGCTCCCTGCTGGATCACAACTATGTACATGCAACTTGATTACATGTAGCCTTAACCAATAGAAAGGAATCAATGTTGAATAGTCccattatacaaataaatagttatatttaaaaagaataaaaccactgtGTACGTGTGCATAACGCAAGCTGTACTACTATCTCCAGTGTCTGATCGCTTTGCATTGAAACGAGATCATTACTCTCTAATGATTGTGTTCAATCAAGCTACTACGAAATTTGAGCATTGACACCAAAATTTGAATTAGTCACTTGtctaaaacaaaataatcctGACAAGACCCTGTAAAAACATCCATCAGAGTTTTTTAATGGGCCatctatttgtttttcttcttcttttatcatGCATAAGAAAATATTATCGGTAGATCTTAAGTTGAAATAACACAGGATCTGTAGATCCAGGCACACAAATAGGCAAGTATgatagaagaggaggaagaagggaatgacacacacatagtacagacatgtacacacacgtacatgaAAAAGTTCCCTAAAGTGCTCGATAAATGCactcaacaaaaataaaagtagcaATTGATCACTTGCaagatgtattttaaaaaaagaacaaaagaacaaaaaaatactgttcttcatttaatatattaatttacCCTCTTTAACATAAGCAGTAATTTGCTTAAGTTATCAACTAAATTTTCTTCTTGTGTTTCCTTTCTTAAGACTAAACAAAGGGGTTTGAAAACTGTTGTGTAGACAAGGCCATAGCTTATCTGTACCCTGGGTGCTGGATGAGAGCGGTTCTGCCATCCCCAACCTCTGGACCTACCCTGCTCAGAGAAGGCCTGTGCATCTTGCCCATCAACCCTAGATTCTGATCGCAGAAATAGGGCGTCTGGAAGTCCCCACCCAAGTAATCTGCTGTTTGTATCAGAGTAGTCTgggcagaggaagaggtggaggaggagctcgcTCCTAGCCTATAATGGGTGGCCCCAGGGGGCCCACAGTCTAGTGTGGTGCAACCCCCTGGGCCTGCACCATGGAATGGCATGGCTATGTCCTGAGACCCGGAGCTGTCACTGTTGGGTGTGGGAAGGATGCTGCTGTTCCAAATGTGAGACTGGAAGTAATGACCATTAGTGTAGTGAGCCATGGGACCAGGCATGCAGTTGTTATTGACtgggggagagggggtgggCCTCTCTACAGGAGGCTTCAGTGTGTAAGGCTGACCTACACACACTTCTGCGGGGTAGCTCATGCCCTTAAAATGGAAGGTGGGGTCCCTTGAAGGCTGCTTGCAGATGTGGGTCCCACCATTTTGAATGTGGGGTACATGAGCCATCTGGTGCGGATTCCAAGAGAgcatcttctgctgctgtgtgttatGTTGTatctgttgttgctgctgattCTGTTGTTGATGCAGATGATGCTGCAGTTGGTGCTGCTGCTTGAGATCAGTGTGGCTGGAAGGCAAGTGGTTCATAGCAGTCATGCCGGGTGGAAGATGAGCTCCCATTGGGGTTGTGGCTTTCTCTTGAGGGCAAATAATGCAGTTGGGTGGGGGGAAGCCAGGGGTGCCAGGGTGGCTGTGCATCGAGACCCTGGAGCAGGCGCTGATAAGCAGGTTCCTACTAATAGGGCTGGGGTTGGCGATCTGGCCCTCGCACATGGAGGTTGCTCCTGCACCTTGGGCTCGAGTTTGGCAGAACTGGTTGATCTGATGCACAATGGTGCTCAGGTCGGCCTGGCGGCCCGGGTGCAGCCCAGTAGCCATTGAGAGTGGAATGGTTGAGGTAGAGACTGTAACATTAGGAGGTGCATCGCCATCTGGTGGCTTTCTGCCCCCCTGCAGACAAAgtggcggctgctgctgctgctgctgaaggtgctgctgctgaagcatGACAGTAGGGGGCCCCTGGGGATGGCCAAGAGCTGGGTGCTGAGACATAGTCTGAAGTCTAGGTGGGCCCTGAGGGTGCTGGGCCATATGGGGAGGGTGTCTGAGGCTCTGGGTGTGACCCTGGTGCTGAGGAAGGGGCATCTGTAGAGCCTGAGGTGGGTCCTGTTGTCGAAGGGTTAAGTTATGCTGAGTCACGTGAAGGTTCGGCAGAGGTGGGTGGTGATTTAAAGTGCTGGTCGAAGCCACTTGGTAGGGTCCAGTGGGATGGTTCATGACTTCAGCGTGTAAGCGTGCCCGGCTGCCGTCAAAATCTTTTAGGACGCCTTTGACTGTAGGCCCCTTGATGATTGCAAGGAGGCCTGTCTTGGCAATGACCTGAGACGAAGGGTAAGGGCTGTAGCGCTGGCCTGACGTATCCAGCCCGTTCACTGTGCGCCGCACGTGGTTTCGCTGGGGGACCTTGACGCTGTTAGGGAATATTTTGATGGTGAGGGGGTGGTTGGCAACCTTCTTAGCATATGCATCCAATTCTGCAGGGGTTGGAAACGGAGTGGATCTCATCCTTTGTGTGGTGTCCcctgtggaggaggacaggataGGTCAGAAAGCAAGAAGAGTCAGAAAttaagagagatgaagagaatggagagaaaggcacaatgagagaaagagagaacaatCCAGTGTATATGGCACAAAAGAGCACATCAGTTGTAATCTGAGCAGCTGAGGGGAACTTGATTTGGAAAGCACTCTGATATTCCATACCTCATTGCTTTTCTCTAAAAAACCCTAACAGCTCTCATCTCATGAGGGAGAGAGATTCCCCCTCCCATTCTCCACTGAACTTCTAAGACCAACACGTCCAAAAATCCAATTTTGTGTTAGTGTCTGTGACTCTGAGGTCAGGAGCTCTTAGTGGGCTTAATTGATGCAGCATCCGGGCAAACAATAAGTATACCGGTGTAGAGGGTGCTGTGCTGCTTGCTACTGACtcacaaaataaacattgagCGCGTGAGGCACTGATAGTCCCCTGTGGCTGCTTtggggagaagaaaagaaagagatagaCGTGGAGAGCAGAGCTCCATGACAGCAGACAGGTAATCAGACACAGCAGCAACGTCTATTATTTGCGGGAACACCTCCCAGGTCTCAGCTCACAGACATTTGTTATACCTACTAAGCACCGTGGTTAAATTTAACCATGTCAACCTGACAATGCGAACAtgattatgtgtttgtgcatgtgtgagggcAGTTTTGTCAGTAGCACAATGAATATCAGTAAATAGTGTATTTGTTAAGAACTTTTCTAGTCTTTCCACTCAAAGTGATTAATAGTAGAATTTTTGATATTCATCCATTCACCCTCATTTTCATTCAGTGCATCTATATCACATCCtatatcacacatcactcaagTTGGGGGTCAGTATATTGCCCAAGGGCACTGGCACACGGAAttggggagactgggatcgagCTAATGGCCCTCTGGCTAGTGGCTGACCCGCTTACCCTCTTTGCCACAGCCACCCCAGAATGACAGGCTTGTCTCCCTGCTTTGCTTCATCTCACTGTCCTGATCACCTTCGCACTTCTAATCTGACCTACTTTTACCACAGCTTTGACAGACACAAGCGATCACTTGTTATTGAGttacatttaattttgttttgaggAGAGGaactttttgtttaaaaaagtaaaatggatTGTCTACATTACAACTACTTCTCTTTGTTGTTGAGTGAGCAGCAACTTGAAATATTTGAATTGCTGGCAAAGGGCGCCCGTTTCATGCGGCCATGGCCGTAATGCCCAGTCTCACAGAAGGGGGAGGCTTGGGGGATGAGGGACGGAGCTGTGAGCACTGACACAGTGGCACAGAGAGTTGTGCCAACTGGCTAATTAATTCCTGCTTAATTTGTGAACAGGAAACAATAAGCAGCGATGTGCTGGGCCGGTATGGGGCGGCACACAGGGCTGCTGTGACTAAGTTCAGCCCGATGATGGCAGCCTCATTAATGCTGGGGTCTGGGCCAAGGGGTTGGAGCTTGACGCCCGCCATCACAGGGGCCTAATGTCTGTCGCTGAATAAATGCCAGGGTAAGCAGATACAGATAAATGAACAGTTAGACACAAGCACCCAGACGTGCTGAGGATGGACTTCACCTGTCAGACACAGGTGATGATTAATGACCTTGTTGGAAATGATGCTCCACACAGCgacacagacaaaaataaatacaaagctaCTTTTCAGGGCATCAGCAGGCCAACTTACTACACAAAACATCCCATATTGGCAATGAAACTTCACTTTCATAAATTCAGCTTGTTTGCCATGAGTATTCAAGATGCGTATATTTAGAGCTTGTAAGATTCTGGCAGAGGCTCTGTGGCTGCTGTCAAAACCTCATGTCAGTGTAGCTCAAGAAAAGGATCTGAGTAGGTGGGATGAGAGTAATATCAGCTGTTgcaatgaataaaacatcttttatcGTTTCATCGGATTGAGATCTTCTAGATGAAACCAGGCTGAAGAGCATGAATGAATGTTAAAGAACACATTCACTTTATACGTAACATCATCTGTCAGGCTTTACTTTGAGTCAGATGAGCTAGTTGGAGACATCAGTCTACATACTGTTAGGAAAGGGTACATTAGATTAATTAATACATCCATGCAAAATAATGTATCAAACAGCAACATATAGTAACAAAGAAGTGTAACTTGTCATTTCTGGAAAGGTTTCTAATTTGGGGTCAGAATTGAATAATTTCATATCTTCACAAACTGTTCACATGATATATTTACCTCAGTATGCCTGAAAATACCCTCATAATTAAGTAAACTTTGTTTAGTATAATATGTAGACAGGATGAGATAGGGCTGAGATTTTCACCTTTAATATAACATGTGAAGTGAATaacaaatgaatataaataaaagtaaacttTATTTGCATAGCACAATTGATGCATAAAATGCAACATGAACAGTTTTCCATGAAAGCAATATGATAATGTAATAACAAGAACATTCAAATTGAATCTAAATAATATGTAAAGCTAAATTTGGAAAGGATAAAACAGACATGagcaaaaatatttaataaagctGTACTACTATGACAAAGGAAACAACCATTTCTCCGTCAGGAGAGGgctattttaaaagatgtgTCCTTTGAAACAGTCAATAGAAGTTTTGTGGTGTAATTAAAAAAGGCAGCTTCTCCGCGTCTTTTATTTTAGGAACGATCATAAGTTTTGAGTCAGAGAGACTAATCAGGCACATATTTAACCAAACAGGGCAAAGCCATTCTGTGATTTAAAACCTTAAGGAATTTCTAAATTAATTCTGAGAGGGACAGGCCAACCAaagcagacattttgaaattGGAGTGATGTGGGCTCTCTGTCTTGTTTTCGTTAGAACATTTGCTGCTGCATAGGTGTGTGTTTAGCCCTATGCTGTCATTTAGAGAAACACACTCTGTATGCCATTTTTAAGTTAGAGAGAATAGCTTTCACTTAAAGAAAGcatgaaaaacagcagcaggcaTGCAACTAGAAACAGTGTTATTTCTCTGCCACTGGCGTTTCTATAATGAATTTTATACTGAAGTTGTGAGATTCAAGCGAATAGCTACTGAAGCTATGTCTACGTCTGGAAACTGACCAAGCCATTAAATTGGAAAAGGGATTATACACTGTTAACAAAGCTGACATTTTTTTCAGGGCTGAAAAAGCAAATCAGAAAGAACAGAGCTGCTGTAAATTGTGTAATGAAATTGGTAAACAGAGTAGTTTCTCCCTAAGAGTGGATAAAAATCAACCTCTTGCTGTTTACATCTGTTCGTGGCTCCTGACAGCTGTTACATGTTCTGGTAAGCGAGTGTAGCTTATTAGCATTTCCACCTTAACCTGAAACCCAGATTAATTGAAGAGCTTAACACATCAGGGGAGGGTTAATGAGGATATGAGTGAAGTTTGTAGGTGGCTGCTGGTGGCTACAAGCATCTCATCACTCAGATCTCACAGCTAAGAACGTTCCCAGGGCGGGGAATGGGGGGAAAGAGGTTAGCCTGGCCATGTGTTAATTACCCCGCTGCTAGCTAGTTAGCTAGAACACAAGTGCACGTCAGCAGGCACTAATTTGCGTTTCTTTTATTCAAACTACTGCTTTCATTGGACAATGTTTAAGCAGCGGGGGGCCACGGGCTCATGCTGCTGTAAACTGCAATTTTCACATAAGAGCAGGAAATTAGGTCTGAAGCTTCAGTGTCAAATTAGACATGTGAATTTTGGTTTCTTTCATGAACAAACCTCCtcactttctccttttttttttggcagacTTTTGAACAGAGCGGCCCAGCGTAGCAAGACCTTTGAAAATATAtgaggtgagagagaaaaaatgatttttcttttgatcTCAGTGGGGACTGAGATGTGAAAACCAGCCAAGTGGTCCAGCTGTACTCACTGTTTGTTCTGCATCTAAGATCTGAGGACTGAGGGCCACTTCCTGGTACCCGAGTCATCCTGCCTGGAGGATGAGCCGCTTTCTTCCTGACCCAATGCCTCTTTCAGCATACCTGCTCAGCTCCTCTTACGGCCTTTCCATTTCACAGCCACATCT from the Platichthys flesus chromosome 15, fPlaFle2.1, whole genome shotgun sequence genome contains:
- the fam222ba gene encoding protein FAM222B encodes the protein MLACLPVPGDLPLQLLPHTQMNTGLQKWDTTQRMRSTPFPTPAELDAYAKKVANHPLTIKIFPNSVKVPQRNHVRRTVNGLDTSGQRYSPYPSSQVIAKTGLLAIIKGPTVKGVLKDFDGSRARLHAEVMNHPTGPYQVASTSTLNHHPPLPNLHVTQHNLTLRQQDPPQALQMPLPQHQGHTQSLRHPPHMAQHPQGPPRLQTMSQHPALGHPQGPPTVMLQQQHLQQQQQQPPLCLQGGRKPPDGDAPPNVTVSTSTIPLSMATGLHPGRQADLSTIVHQINQFCQTRAQGAGATSMCEGQIANPSPISRNLLISACSRVSMHSHPGTPGFPPPNCIICPQEKATTPMGAHLPPGMTAMNHLPSSHTDLKQQHQLQHHLHQQQNQQQQQIQHNTQQQKMLSWNPHQMAHVPHIQNGGTHICKQPSRDPTFHFKGMSYPAEVCVGQPYTLKPPVERPTPSPPVNNNCMPGPMAHYTNGHYFQSHIWNSSILPTPNSDSSGSQDIAMPFHGAGPGGCTTLDCGPPGATHYRLGASSSSTSSSAQTTLIQTADYLGGDFQTPYFCDQNLGLMGKMHRPSLSRVGPEVGDGRTALIQHPGYR